The following are from one region of the Paenibacillus sp. KS-LC4 genome:
- a CDS encoding GntR family transcriptional regulator: MEGMNALKPRYEQMYLMLREKIQIGDYTVGDRIPSEKELMEEFSVSRITSKKALDMLVQDGYIMRQPGRGSFVIEHAMQEQAEAPPAQESVTAAVRTQQVVLGLIMEDFSDSYGKEMLSEMERTAQELGVYLMLRISFSQPDVEEKAIQMLRQYGVDGLIIYPTRGQNFSPEILKLVIDKFPHVLVDRYLKWTDTTAISSDNVEAAKMGVQHLFNHGHRHIGLLASRVTDNVAIEERIEGFVQAHAEGGILLDRSSWLTDMNWTSNDNSSSHLIDKYVNIIQQMLREHPRITALFAMEYELALIAKEAVEKMGLHIPQQISIICFDSPQSTSALYPFTHLEQNEKEIGRLAVNNVLELIQGATLPSKISLQVKLVPGKSTGPAPQ, from the coding sequence ATGGAAGGCATGAACGCTTTAAAGCCTAGATACGAGCAAATGTATCTGATGCTGCGCGAAAAGATTCAAATCGGAGATTATACGGTCGGTGACCGCATCCCTTCGGAGAAGGAGCTGATGGAGGAGTTTTCAGTCAGCCGAATTACCTCCAAGAAGGCGCTGGATATGCTCGTTCAGGACGGCTATATTATGCGTCAGCCGGGCCGCGGCTCCTTCGTTATCGAGCACGCTATGCAGGAGCAGGCGGAGGCTCCGCCAGCGCAAGAATCCGTAACCGCAGCTGTGCGCACGCAGCAAGTGGTATTAGGGCTTATCATGGAGGATTTCAGCGACAGCTATGGCAAGGAAATGCTGTCGGAGATGGAGCGAACCGCGCAGGAGCTCGGCGTTTATTTGATGCTGCGCATCTCGTTTTCCCAGCCCGATGTGGAGGAGAAAGCGATTCAGATGCTACGCCAATATGGGGTAGATGGCTTAATTATTTATCCAACGCGCGGGCAAAACTTCAGTCCGGAAATTTTGAAGCTGGTCATTGATAAATTCCCTCATGTGCTGGTTGACCGATATTTGAAATGGACGGACACAACGGCAATAAGCTCAGACAATGTGGAAGCGGCGAAAATGGGAGTACAGCATTTGTTTAACCACGGGCATCGCCATATCGGGCTGCTTGCTTCGCGGGTGACGGATAATGTAGCGATTGAGGAACGGATTGAGGGATTTGTGCAGGCGCATGCCGAAGGCGGCATTTTGCTGGACCGCTCGTCCTGGCTGACCGATATGAACTGGACGTCCAATGACAATTCCAGCAGCCACCTCATTGATAAATATGTGAACATCATTCAGCAGATGCTGCGCGAGCATCCGCGGATTACCGCATTGTTCGCGATGGAGTATGAGCTGGCGCTCATCGCGAAGGAAGCGGTAGAAAAGATGGGCCTGCATATTCCACAGCAAATTTCGATTATTTGCTTTGATAGCCCGCAGAGCACGTCGGCGCTGTATCCGTTCACGCACTTGGAGCAAAATGAGAAGGAGATTGGCCGCCTCGCCGTCAATAATGTTCTGGAGCTGATTCAAGGCGCCACGCTCCCAAGCAAAATATCGCTGCAAGTAAAGCTTGTCCCAGGCAAATCGACAGGGCCGGCGCCTCAATAG
- a CDS encoding serine/threonine protein kinase produces MEENRLKKWIEMTERTLLEGVKLQSINHGEPIQVDVLPEGWELLGAGNYAGVFVHKDAQDIAVKVYAPGREGWEAEREVYRRLGDHPAYSTCYHASKCNGLEYLMLRRLEGTTLYKCVLEGVIIEERIIAEIDAALDYAREQGLFPHDVHGKNVMVSNDDRGLVVDVSDFLKEEPCMMWDDLKKAYNRIYMPFLFKHSMPVPEWVMNGVRKGYRWVRSSSR; encoded by the coding sequence ATGGAAGAGAATCGGCTGAAGAAATGGATCGAGATGACTGAACGGACGCTGCTTGAAGGTGTGAAGCTGCAAAGCATTAACCATGGAGAGCCCATTCAAGTGGATGTATTGCCGGAGGGCTGGGAGCTGCTTGGGGCAGGAAATTATGCCGGGGTATTCGTCCACAAGGATGCGCAGGATATAGCAGTGAAGGTTTATGCTCCGGGCAGAGAGGGCTGGGAGGCGGAGAGGGAGGTTTATCGCCGTTTGGGCGATCATCCCGCATATTCCACTTGCTATCATGCATCCAAATGCAATGGGCTGGAATATTTGATGCTGCGCAGGCTTGAAGGGACGACGCTATATAAGTGCGTGCTTGAGGGCGTCATTATTGAGGAGCGCATTATTGCGGAAATTGATGCAGCCTTGGATTATGCTCGTGAGCAGGGACTGTTTCCACATGATGTTCATGGCAAAAATGTCATGGTATCTAATGATGACCGAGGCCTTGTCGTGGACGTGTCTGACTTTCTTAAAGAAGAGCCTTGCATGATGTGGGATGACTTGAAAAAAGCGTACAACCGGATTTACATGCCGTTTCTATTCAAGCATTCCATGCCCGTGCCGGAATGGGTTATGAATGGTGTACGCAAAGGCTATCGCTGGGTGCGTTCTTCCTCCAGATAG
- a CDS encoding multidrug efflux SMR transporter has translation MAWIFLIISGLSEVGGVTFMKLSDGFKKWRGTVGAILFGFTSFYFLSRSLQGIPISTAYGIWTGIGSVGSVILGMIFFKESRDWRKIFFVLLIVGSVIGLKLVA, from the coding sequence ATGGCATGGATTTTTCTGATTATTTCCGGCCTTAGCGAGGTCGGCGGTGTGACCTTCATGAAGCTGTCGGATGGCTTTAAGAAGTGGAGAGGGACGGTTGGAGCCATTCTTTTTGGCTTCACCAGCTTTTACTTCCTATCGCGGTCGCTTCAGGGCATTCCGATCAGTACCGCATATGGCATTTGGACGGGAATCGGATCGGTCGGCAGCGTCATTCTCGGAATGATTTTTTTCAAAGAATCGCGCGACTGGCGTAAAATATTTTTCGTCCTTCTCATCGTTGGAAGTGTAATAGGTCTCAAGCTGGTAGCTTAA
- a CDS encoding multidrug efflux SMR transporter produces the protein MKAWLYVIFGGIFEVFWTFGLKYSNGFTDPLISAITLVLIIISFVLFARSMQLLEIGTAYAVFTGIGTAGTVVFGILVLGESADIKRLLLVGTLIIGIIGLKLVSSEKPKQEQEQATDGASPEALKSASVVQGRGGK, from the coding sequence ATGAAAGCTTGGCTTTATGTCATATTTGGGGGCATATTTGAAGTGTTCTGGACCTTCGGACTTAAATATTCGAATGGATTTACAGATCCTTTGATAAGCGCCATTACGCTCGTTTTAATTATTATTAGCTTTGTGCTGTTCGCCCGTTCGATGCAGCTGCTGGAAATTGGCACGGCTTATGCGGTATTTACCGGAATTGGTACGGCGGGTACGGTCGTATTCGGTATTTTGGTATTAGGCGAGTCTGCGGATATTAAGCGCCTGCTGCTGGTCGGAACGCTGATCATCGGCATAATCGGGCTAAAGCTCGTATCGAGCGAGAAGCCGAAGCAGGAGCAGGAGCAGGCAACTGATGGAGCATCGCCGGAAGCGCTGAAATCAGCATCGGTCGTACAGGGAAGGGGCGGAAAATAA
- a CDS encoding TetR/AcrR family transcriptional regulator: MKKDNIQIPASKATAERLKHAALMIFTEFGYEGTSMSDIAKAVQIKTPSIYAHFKSKEQLFLALCTDVIAEEGMKFEELMQQSQGKPVLGRLREVYDFFTDFPHLTVGQWFLKRMMLMPPKHLQQQFRTDFLEHERRVDTIVGALFLEGQQAGIFPKQNVEKMIVVFYTLLDGLLVANQIYEQSEFSSRKQIVWEMLEKEWAKA; this comes from the coding sequence ATGAAGAAGGACAACATACAAATACCGGCATCAAAGGCAACGGCAGAGCGTCTTAAGCATGCTGCCTTGATGATCTTTACCGAATTTGGCTACGAAGGAACGTCAATGTCTGACATTGCCAAGGCGGTTCAAATTAAAACCCCGTCTATCTATGCTCATTTTAAGTCGAAGGAACAGCTGTTTTTGGCGTTATGTACAGATGTTATTGCCGAAGAAGGCATGAAATTTGAGGAGCTTATGCAGCAATCGCAAGGCAAGCCCGTTCTGGGGCGGCTGCGCGAGGTATATGATTTTTTCACGGATTTCCCTCATCTGACAGTCGGTCAGTGGTTTCTGAAACGGATGATGCTGATGCCGCCCAAGCATTTGCAGCAGCAGTTTCGCACCGATTTTTTGGAGCATGAGCGGCGAGTAGACACCATCGTAGGGGCATTATTTTTGGAAGGACAGCAAGCAGGCATTTTTCCAAAGCAGAATGTGGAGAAGATGATTGTGGTATTTTATACGCTGCTGGATGGATTGCTCGTGGCCAATCAGATTTATGAACAGTCGGAATTTAGCTCGCGCAAGCAGATCGTATGGGAAATGCTGGAGAAGGAGTGGGCGAAAGCTTAA
- a CDS encoding DUF3139 domain-containing protein, whose protein sequence is MYRKKVVLFFAILVFLLIILYAFFSIKEYQLKKSVVDYLKEKNYQESEILSIDTSIAKAPVFSARVIFFDEPDIIYYYRNKDGKIIQYGTPSNLKSTNNTDEQSFKHQEHQ, encoded by the coding sequence ATGTATAGAAAAAAAGTCGTTTTATTCTTTGCCATACTCGTATTTTTACTAATCATACTCTATGCCTTTTTTTCCATTAAAGAATACCAACTCAAAAAAAGTGTCGTAGATTATCTTAAAGAGAAAAATTATCAAGAAAGCGAAATACTTAGCATAGATACCTCAATAGCAAAGGCTCCTGTCTTTTCGGCTAGAGTTATTTTTTTCGATGAACCGGACATTATCTATTATTATAGAAATAAAGATGGAAAAATAATTCAGTACGGGACGCCTTCTAATCTTAAAAGCACTAACAATACTGACGAACAAAGCTTCAAACATCAAGAGCATCAGTAA